One part of the Cottoperca gobio chromosome 14, fCotGob3.1, whole genome shotgun sequence genome encodes these proteins:
- the zcchc10 gene encoding zinc finger CCHC domain-containing protein 10, which translates to MATPMHRIIARRQADANKQHVRCQKCLEMGHWTYECTGKRKYVHRPSRTVEMKKKLKENENKPLSITGPGTEGSSEKKMKKKAKDGSDSSSDSAGSSSDSSSDSSDSSSSSSDDSDSSSDSDDDSSSSSSSSSSSSSSDSSNSGSSGNSDQGPPKKKKKKK; encoded by the exons ATGGCGACTCCCATGCATAGAATAATAGCCAGGAGACAAGC GgatgcaaacaaacaacatgtgCGTTGCCAGAAGTGTTTGGAGATGGGACACTGGACCTACGAATGCACAGGGAAGCGGAAATATGTGCACAGACCATCAAGAACAGTTGAGATGAAAAAGAAACTCAAGgagaatgaaaacaaaccaCTCAGCATCACTGG accaggaacagaaggctccagtgagaagaaaatgaaaaagaa GGCTAAAGATGGTAGCGACAGCAGCAGTGATTCAGCCGGCTCCTCAAGTGACTCAtcgtcagacagcagcgactcctccagctcctcttcaGATGACAGCgacagcagcagtgacagcGATGATGACAGCTCTTCCTCGtcttcgtcttcctcctcctcttcatcctcagaCAGCTCAAACTCAGGAAGCAGCGGCAATTCAGATCAAGGAcctccaaagaagaagaaaaagaagaaatga
- the rnf14 gene encoding E3 ubiquitin-protein ligase RNF14, with amino-acid sequence MSEDREAQDDELLALASIYDEEEFHQAESAQGGEIQLCLELPPDFKVVVKGEKPTEYNVCFLPPLVLNFELPADYPSTSSPVFTLSSKWITRAQMSSLCRRLDELWEENQGCVILFTWIQLLKEEALDFLGIQSPLEVIRGGIKAGGERRKTDSAATALTQCGSLSENAEEKKREVKKEKSEAQFSLTSQLDQRAVLLMDPRADLLPQLLDFDEEQRQRVFDSKVFGCGICFVEKLGSHCLCFKECQHVYCKACMTEYFQIQIREGNVQCLNCPEPKCTSLATPSQVKQLVDEELFARYDRLLLQSSLDLMADVVYCPRQSCGTAVMVEPDTTMGICSACQYAFCTLCKLGYHGLSHCKLPADELRNLRDEYLSATPAGKKFMEQRFGKRVIQKAVEESFSRDWLNENCKGCPRCGTNIQKVDGCNKMTCTSCRQYFCWLCLGLLSKVNPYSHFNNTQSPCYNQLFQGVDLDEEDAFWSDEED; translated from the exons ATGTCTGAGGACAGGGAAGCCCAGGACGATGAGCTGCTTGCTTTAGCAAGTATCTACGATGAGGAGGAGTTTCACCAGGCGGAGTCTGCACAGGGGGGAGAGATCCAACTCTGTCTGGAGCTCCCTCCTGATTTCAAAGTTGTTGTCAAAG gagaGAAGCCAACTGAATATAATGTCTGCTTCTTACCTCCTTTGGTGCTCAACTTTGAGCTTCCGGCAGACTATCCATCCACATCCTCACCTGTCTTCACTCTCAGCTCTAAATGGATAACCAGAGCACAG ATGAGCTCTCTGTGCAGACGCCTGGATGAGCTGTGGGAGGAGAACCAAGGCTGTGTGATTCTCTTCACATGGATCCAGTTGCTCAAAGAGGAGGCGCTGGACTTTCTGGGCATCCAGTCTCCTCTTGAAGTCATCAGGGGTGGAATTAAGGCAGGTGGTGAGCGCAGGAAGACGGACTCAGCAGCCACAG CTCTGACACAATGTGGGAGTCTTTCTGAAAACgctgaggagaagaaaagagaagtgaagaagGAAAAGTCTGAAGCACAGTTTTCATTGACTTCTCAACTGGACCAGCGGGCTGTTTTGTTGATGGACCCGCGTGCCGATCTCCTACCTCAGCTCCTGGACTTTGACGAGGAGCAGCGCCAGAGGGTGTTTGACAGCAAGGTGTTTGGCTGTGGAATCTGCTTTGTAGAGAAGCTGGGCTCGCACTGCCTCTGCTTTAAAGAGTGCCAACATGTCTACTGCAAGGCCTGCATGACGGAATACTTCCAGATCCAAATACGGGAAGGCAACGTTCAGTGCCTTAATTGCCCTGAGCCCAAATGTACCTCTTTAGCCACACCGTCGCAG GTGAAGCAGCTGGTGGATGAGGAGCTGTTTGCCCGTTATGACCGTTTGCTGCTCCAGTCCAGTCTGGACCTCATGGCTGACGTGGTCTACTGTCCCCGCCAGTCCTGCGGCACCGCTGTTATGGTGGAGCCAGACACAACCATGGGGATTTGCTCGGCCTGCCAGTATGCCTTTTGCACACTGTGCAAGTTGGGCTATCATGGTCTTTCCCACTGTAAACTCCCCGCAG ATGAATTGCGTAACCTCAGAGATGAGTACCTGTCAGCCACACCTGCGGGGAAAAAGTTCATGGAGCAACGCTTTGGGAAGAGGGTGATCCAGAAAGCAGTGGAAGAGTCCTTTAGCAGAGACTGGCTCAATGAGAACTGCAAAGGCTGCCCACGTTGTGGAACTAATATACAG aAGGTGGACGGCTGTAATAAGATGACCTGTACCTCGTGTAGACAATACTTCTGTTGGCTGTGCCTGGGCCTGCTCAGCAAAGTCAACCCGTACAGTCACTTTAACAACACACAATCACCTTGTTATAACCA ACTCTTCCAAGGTGTCGATCTTGATGAAGAAGATGCCTTCTGGAGTGATGAGGAGGACTGA
- the hspa4a gene encoding heat shock 70 kDa protein 4a, producing MSVVGFDLGFQSCYVAVARAGGIETVANEYSDRCTPSFVSFGPRNRSIGAAAKSQVVTNSQNTVQSFKRFHSRAFSDPYVQSSKSNLVYDLAPMPSGSTGIKVMYMEEERVFSIEQVTGMLLNKLKETAESALKKPVADCVISVPSYFTDTERRSVMEAAQIAGLNCLRLMNETTAVALAYGIYKQDLPAPEEKPKVVLFVDVGHSGYQVSVCAFNKGKVKILATAFDSDLGGKGFDDILVNHFCEEFGKKYKLDVKSKPRALVRLYQECEKLKRLMSANSSDLPLNIECFMNDIDVSGKLNRGQFEEMCAGLLAKVEGPLRSVMEQAKLKKEDIYAVEIVGGASRIPAIKERISKFFGKELSTTLNADEAVARGCALQCAILSPAFKVREFSITDVVPYSISLKWNSAAEEGLSDCEVFPKNHAAPFSKVLTFYRKEPFNLEGYYNNPKELPSPNSTIGQFLIKNVVPQASGDSAKVKVKVRVNVHGMFSVSSASLVEVLKIPEGEEATETDQTVTEEENKMQVDQEDQKLQAGDHDEKKSEAEEMETTEDAKQVKKNDQPPQAKKPKVKTKTVELPIENNLHWQLSNDVLNLCVENEGKMMMQDKLEKERNDAKNNVEEYVYDMRDKLHGILEKFVNEADRDTFSLKLEDTENWLYEDGEDQLKQVYIDKLAELKNMGQPICERYMEAEERPRAFEELGRQMQMYMKVIEAYKAKDEQYDHLDELEVTRVDKQVNDAMDWRSSKMNQQSNQDLTLEPVIKVGEIQAKMKELYSACNPVLFKPKPKVEPPKEEEKTENGPVNGQEGTESQPCNSDTATSAGTEQGAAENKLPEMDIE from the exons ATGTCAGTGGTGGGATTTGACTTGGGCTTTCAGAGCTGCTATGTAGCTGTAGCCCGAGCCGGAGGGATCGAGACTGTCGCTAACGAGTACAGCGACAGATGCACACC CTCATTTGTATCATTTGGACCACGAAATCGATCTATAGGAGCAGCTGCAAAGAGCCAG GTGGTGACCAACAGTCAGAACACGGTGCAGAGCTTCAAGCGATTCCATAGCAGGGCCTTTTCAGACCCCTATGTCCAGTCATCCAAGTCTAACTTGGTGTACGATCTGGCACCGATGCCCTCTGGATCCACCGGTATAAAA GTGATGtacatggaggaggagagagtgttCAGCATCGAGCAGGTCACTGGCATGCTGCTGAACAAACTGAAGGAGACTGCTGAAAGTGCACTGAAGAAACCAGTTGCTGACTGTGTCATCTCG GTCCCGAGCTATTTCACTGACACAGAAAGAAGGTCAGTCATGGAGGCAGCTCAGATCGCAGGCCTCAACTGTCTACGACTAATGAATGAGACCACTGCAG TGGCTCTGGCATATGGCATCTACAAGCAGGATCTGCCAGCTCCAGAAGAGAAGCCCAAGGTGGTGCTGTTTGTGGACGTAGGCCACTCGGGTTACCAGGTGTCAGTTTGTGCCTTCAACAAGGGAAAAGTTAAG ATCCTGGCCACAGCGTTTGATTCTGATCTTGGGGGGAAGGGCTTTGACGACATCTTGGTCAACCACTTCTGTGAGGAGTTTGGGAAAAAGTACAAGCTGGACGTCAAGTCCAAGCCCCGGGCGCTGGTCCGACTGTACCAAGAGTGTGAGAAGCTCAAAAGGCTGATGAGTGCCAACTCCTCCGACCTGCCTCTCAACATTGAGTGCTTCATGAATGACATCGACGTCTCTGGTAAACTTAACAG AGGTCAATTTGAGGAGATGTGTGCGGGGCTGCTGGCCAAAGTCGAGGGTCCCCTGCGCAGCGTCATGGAACAAGCCA AGCTGAAAAAGGAAGATATCTATGCAGTGGAGATCGTTGGCGGTGCCTCCAGAATCCCCGCCATCAAAGAGCGAATCAGCAAATTCTTTGGCAAAGAGCTGAGCACCACCCTGAACGCAGACGAGGCCGTGGCCAGAGGCTGCGCTCTGCAG TGTGCCATCTTGTCGCCAGCATTCAAAGTCAGAGAGTTCTCCATTACTGACGTTGTTCCCTACTCCATCTCTCTAAAATGGAATTCAGCTGCAGAAGAGGGACTGAG TGACTGTGAGGTGTTCCCAAAGAACCATGCAGCTCCCTTCTCCAAAGTATTGACCTTCTACCGGAAAGAGCCCTTCAATCTTGAAGGTTACTACAACAACCCCAAGGAGCTGCCCTCCCCCAACAGCACTATAG GCCAGTTCCTGATTAAGAATGTGGTTCCTCAGGCGTCTGGAGACAGTGCAAAGGTCAAGGTGAAAGTTCGGGTCAACGTTCACGGCATGTTCAGTGTGTCGAGTGCCTCGCTCGTAGAGGTCCTGAAAATACCTGAGGGGGAAGAGGCAACCGAGACTGACCAGACGGTGACTGAAGAGGAG AACAAAATGCAGGTGGACCAGGAGGATCAGAAGCTCCAGGCGGGAGACCACGACGAAAAGAAATCAGAGGCCGAGGAGATGGAG ACAACAGAGGACGCCAAGCAGGTGAAGAAGAACGACCAGCCCCCTCAGGCGAAGAAGCCCAAAGTCAAAACGAAGACAGTGGAGCTGCCCATAGAGAACAATTTGCACTGGCAGCTGTCCAATGACGTACTGAATCTGTGTGTGGAGAATGAG GGTAAGATGATGATGCAGGATAagctggagaaggagagaaacgACGCAAAGAACAACGTAGAAGAGTATGTGTACGACATGAGGGATAAACTGCACGGCATCCTGGAGAAGTTTGTGAACGAAGCT GATCGTGACACATTCTCATTAAAACTGGAGGACACAGAGAACTGGCTGTATGAAGACGGAGAGGACCAACTGAAACAAGTTTACATTGACAAACTGGCTGAACTGAAG AACATGGGTCAGCCAATTTGTGAGCGATACATGGAAGCTGAGGAGAGACCACGAGCATTTGAGGAGCTTGGCAGACAGATGCAGATGTACATGAAGGTCATTGAAGCTTACAAGGCAAAG GATGAGCAGTACGATCATCTGGATGAGCTGGAGGTGACTCGGGTTGACAAGCAGGTGAATGATGCCATGGACTGGAGGAGCAGCAAGATGAACCAGCAGAGTAATCAGGACCTCACTCTGGAACCAGTCATCAAAGTCGGGGAGATCCAGGCAAAGATGAAG GAGCTTTATTCAGCCTGCAACCCTGTGCTGTTTAAACCTAAGCCCAAGGTGGAGCCtccgaaggaggaggagaagacggaGAATGGGCCAGTCAATGGGCAGGAGGGAACAGAGAGCCAGCCATGCAACTCAGACACAGCCACATCTGCAGGCACAGAACAGGGAGCGGCGGAGAACAAGCTCCCTGAAATGGACATTGAGTAA
- the endou2 gene encoding uridylate-specific endoribonuclease B, translated as MALNDNSDGAGYPLFTFVDENLFKKETFLAFISLLDNYVSDTGEPEIVTPEEVAENHKFLDSIIQSPTMKIAHKYLVEKKLSPKDETQFKEQLYRIWFELYARRGSSRPDSSGFEHVFVGETRGGRTVIGFHNWIQLYLQEKLGHIDYKGYSVDANSPQPDENKHILALQFSWKDGIKPKGSIFVGVSPEFEFALYTLCFLSSPNERVKVQFSFYDVEIVCHHYNQKHIGTTYPVLLKYRKPT; from the exons ATGGCACTCAATGACAACAGTGATGGAGCCGGATATCCTCTGTTTACATTTGTCGATGAGAACCTTTTCAAAAAGGAGACTTTTTTAG CCTTTATCTCCCTGTTGGATAACTATGTGAGTGACACCGGCGAGCCAGAAATTGTAACCCCTGAGGAGGTGGCAGAGAACCACAAATTCCTGGACTCCATCATTCAGTCTCCTACTATGAAG ATAGCTCATAAATACCTGGTGGAGAAGAAACTCTCTCCAAAGGATGAGACCCAATTCAAGGAGCAGCTGTACAGGATCTGGTTTGAACTTTATGCGAGGAGAGGATCCAGCAG GCCTGACTCCTCCGGATTTGAACACGTGTTTGTtggagagacgagaggaggccGGACTGTCATCGGCTTTCACAACTGGATCCAGCTCTATCTACAAGAGAAGCTGGGACACATTGATTACAAAGGCTACAGTGTCGATGCCAATTCACCCCAG cCCGATGAGAACAAACACATCCTGGCGCTACAGTTCAGCTGGAAGGACGGTATAAAGCCCAAGGGCAGCATCTTCGTCGGTGTCAGTCCAGAGTTTGAGTTTGCTCTCTAcactctctgtttcctctcctcgcCCAACGAGCGCGTCAAAGTCCAGTTCAGTTTCTACGACGTGGAGATTGTTTGCCACCACTACAACCAGAAGCACATTGGCACCACTTACCCTGTGCTCCTTAAGTACCGGAAACCTACCTAG